A DNA window from Fodinibius sp. Rm-B-1B1-1 contains the following coding sequences:
- a CDS encoding TolC family protein: MKYVKNRIFSSWFRDKTTKQAIPKSPFGGGMRKIILVSFIALFPILAFSQQPDRGQSPIHSYLQEAAQNNPELKVKYRQYLGALQQAPQVSTLPDPELSFGYFINPIETRVGPQQTRFGLTQMFPWFGTLNARGEAASQMAKAKFRTFQDARNQLFFKVQEQWYKLYKIEQTIYILRENIDILDMFESLVTQQYETDQVGQVDVLRVQIEKEDLKTRLELQKDNKQVAIQEFNELLNRPVEQDVVIPDSLNQKTLRISTEELEQLVRQQNPRLMKMDFEASSARSSIEAARKEGMPKFNLGIDYMITGERDMALTDNGKDAIVARGGIQIPLYRKKYRAREKQAEIQLRTVQDQQRVMENSLQTELNQALRDYHDGQRRLNLYKEIQIQRTQQTIDILTEQYTTSSIDLEELLRLQRKLLDYELAREQALVDQNTAVTRIEYLYGKHNANPEAIELE; encoded by the coding sequence ATGAAATATGTGAAGAATAGAATATTCTCGAGTTGGTTCCGAGATAAAACTACAAAGCAAGCTATCCCCAAGTCTCCCTTTGGAGGGGGGATGAGGAAGATAATCCTTGTATCATTTATAGCGTTGTTCCCAATACTGGCTTTTTCTCAACAACCAGACAGGGGCCAATCCCCAATACATAGCTATCTGCAGGAAGCGGCACAGAATAATCCCGAATTAAAAGTAAAATACCGCCAATATTTGGGGGCCTTACAACAAGCCCCACAGGTAAGCACGTTGCCTGACCCTGAATTATCTTTCGGATATTTTATCAATCCCATTGAAACCAGGGTTGGTCCACAACAGACCCGGTTTGGCCTCACACAAATGTTCCCGTGGTTTGGGACGCTGAATGCGCGTGGTGAGGCAGCTTCGCAAATGGCAAAGGCCAAATTTAGAACGTTTCAAGATGCTCGCAATCAACTGTTTTTCAAGGTGCAGGAGCAATGGTATAAATTGTATAAGATTGAACAGACGATTTACATCCTGCGAGAAAATATTGATATCCTGGATATGTTTGAGTCGTTGGTTACCCAACAGTATGAAACCGATCAGGTAGGACAGGTTGATGTGCTGCGTGTACAGATTGAAAAGGAAGATCTTAAAACACGGCTGGAATTACAGAAAGATAACAAGCAAGTGGCTATACAGGAATTTAATGAACTGCTCAATCGTCCGGTAGAGCAAGATGTTGTTATCCCGGATTCGTTGAATCAGAAAACACTGCGGATTTCTACAGAAGAATTAGAGCAGTTGGTCAGGCAGCAAAATCCACGGCTGATGAAAATGGATTTTGAGGCGTCCTCGGCCCGTAGCAGTATTGAAGCCGCCCGTAAAGAAGGAATGCCCAAATTTAATCTTGGTATCGATTATATGATCACCGGTGAACGTGATATGGCACTTACCGATAACGGCAAAGACGCTATTGTTGCGCGCGGTGGCATTCAGATCCCGCTGTACCGGAAAAAATATCGTGCCAGGGAAAAACAGGCGGAGATTCAGTTGCGGACAGTCCAGGATCAGCAGAGGGTTATGGAGAACAGCTTACAAACGGAGCTCAATCAGGCACTGCGTGATTATCATGATGGACAGCGAAGGTTAAATTTGTACAAGGAGATTCAGATCCAGCGTACCCAGCAGACCATCGATATTTTAACCGAGCAGTATACCACCTCGTCAATCGACTTGGAGGAGCTGCTTCGGTTGCAGCGCAAGCTGTTGGATTACGAGCTGGCTCGTGAACAGGCGCTTGTTGATCAGAATACGGCGGTGACTCGCATCGAGTATCTGTACGGGAAGCACAATGCAAATCCTGAAGCAATTGAATTAGAGTAG
- a CDS encoding efflux RND transporter permease subunit, whose translation MLDKTIRFFLENKLIAVLLLLTMVVWGVAVAPFSWDIDLLPQDPVAVDAIPNLGQNQQIVYTSWPGRSPQDVEDQITYPLTAQLLTVPGVKTVRSSSMIGASSIYVIFEEDVDFYWSRSRILEKLNSLPAGTLPQGVQPSLGPDATGLGQIFWYTLEGRDNNGNATGGWDLQELRSIQDYYVGYALSSTEGVAEVAPIGGYVSEYQVDVDPEKMREYGISMTEVFKAVKESNAEVGARTIEMNNVEYLVRGLGYIKNMEDIEQAVVKVAENTPIRIQEIAQVSRGPSLRRGALDKGGAEVVGAVVTAREGANPMQVIQNVKAKIKEIEPGLPTKTLDDGTESQVSIVPFYDRSTLIQETLGTLEEALSLEVLITIIVIVVMVLNLRTSILISAMLPIAVLMTFIAMKLAGVDANIVSLSGIAIAIGTIVDMGIVLSENMLQHMERAAPSESLLEVIYRASSEVAHAIITAITMTIVSFLPVFTMIAAEGKLFRPLAFTKTFALIAAIIIVITLIPPFAHWFFSIKVKQRPIRLAWNSLLVVGGSLIAFSVMTWAGLVLIGFGVINGTALFLNDDRYQRWLPRLNMGLIVLAVAWLLTREWLPMGPGVTFAGNFITVALLLTVIMGSFWLVIYYYRPILDWCLTHKKLFLSIPTSLIVLSMMIWFGFSGIFGFVATGFDSVGVDIKRSAPWQTAEAAFPGLGEEFMPPLDEGSFLLMPTTMPHAGIEEAKDVMQKLDMRVASIPEVENVVGKMGRTESALDPAPISMYENIITYKTEYKTDGDGHRIRFRTDSAGDFVRNDNGELIPDPNGQYYRQWRDHIESPDDIWDEIIKAADIPGTTSAPKLQPIQTRQIMLQSGMRAPMGIKVKGPDLQTIEDFGLRLEEELKQVSGIKPSSVFADRIVGKPYLEIDVNRENIARYGISMQQVQHYLEVALGGITLTNTVEGRERYPVRVRYAREQRDDPEKIRNMLVPTGTGTQVPLGQLAEIRYRQGPQAIKSEDTFLVGYVIFDSQDDVAEVDAVENAQNYLNEQIGAGDLTVPPGVSYAFAGNYENQVRASKRLSVILPIALLLIFLIIYLQFRSVATSMMIFSSIFVAWAGGFILVWLYGQPWFMDFSMFGTNMRELFQMGTVNLSIAVWVGFIALFGIAAEGGVVMATYLDQIFDRDKPQTLQQIKSAVEEAAGRRIRPTMMTTATTILALVPVLTSTGRGADIMVPMAIPSVGGMFLQIITLFVVPVLYGMWKEWKLERLSSDTQIQNVN comes from the coding sequence ATGCTTGACAAAACCATACGCTTTTTTCTGGAAAACAAATTAATTGCCGTATTACTACTGCTCACAATGGTGGTTTGGGGTGTGGCTGTAGCACCGTTTTCATGGGATATCGATCTGCTGCCCCAAGATCCGGTGGCTGTAGACGCCATTCCAAATCTGGGACAAAACCAGCAAATAGTATATACCTCATGGCCGGGACGATCACCGCAGGATGTAGAGGATCAAATTACCTATCCGCTGACTGCTCAACTGCTTACGGTGCCCGGTGTTAAAACGGTGCGCAGTAGCTCTATGATAGGTGCCTCCAGTATCTACGTAATTTTTGAAGAAGATGTGGATTTTTATTGGAGTCGCTCCCGTATCCTTGAAAAGTTGAACTCACTCCCCGCAGGGACTTTGCCACAGGGTGTGCAGCCTTCATTGGGTCCCGATGCTACCGGACTTGGACAAATTTTTTGGTACACCCTTGAGGGGCGTGATAATAATGGTAATGCCACTGGTGGCTGGGATCTGCAAGAACTTCGCAGTATTCAGGATTATTATGTGGGGTATGCGCTTTCTTCAACGGAGGGGGTGGCCGAAGTGGCACCCATCGGCGGATATGTAAGTGAATACCAGGTAGATGTCGATCCCGAAAAAATGAGGGAATATGGCATTAGCATGACTGAGGTCTTTAAAGCCGTGAAAGAAAGTAACGCCGAAGTGGGAGCTCGAACTATCGAGATGAATAACGTGGAGTACCTGGTGCGGGGGCTGGGCTACATCAAAAATATGGAAGATATTGAGCAGGCGGTGGTCAAAGTGGCGGAGAATACCCCGATTCGTATTCAGGAGATTGCCCAGGTGAGTCGCGGCCCGTCGCTGCGCCGTGGTGCGCTTGACAAAGGTGGAGCAGAAGTCGTAGGAGCGGTTGTTACTGCACGTGAAGGTGCCAATCCCATGCAGGTGATCCAAAATGTGAAAGCAAAGATTAAGGAAATCGAGCCCGGTTTGCCCACCAAAACACTGGATGACGGTACGGAGTCTCAGGTGTCAATCGTTCCTTTTTATGATCGAAGTACGCTTATTCAAGAAACGCTTGGCACGCTTGAAGAAGCACTATCGCTGGAGGTGCTGATTACCATTATTGTGATTGTGGTAATGGTGTTGAACCTGCGCACCTCTATCCTTATTTCGGCAATGCTTCCCATAGCCGTGTTGATGACCTTTATTGCCATGAAGCTGGCTGGGGTAGATGCCAATATCGTATCACTTTCGGGTATCGCTATTGCCATTGGTACCATCGTGGATATGGGGATCGTGCTTTCGGAGAATATGTTGCAGCACATGGAGCGTGCGGCCCCCAGTGAATCTTTGCTCGAAGTTATTTACCGGGCATCCAGTGAGGTGGCTCATGCTATTATCACGGCAATTACGATGACGATTGTTAGCTTTTTGCCCGTTTTTACAATGATTGCCGCCGAGGGTAAGCTCTTTCGTCCGCTGGCCTTTACCAAGACGTTTGCGCTAATAGCGGCTATCATTATTGTGATTACGCTCATCCCTCCATTTGCTCACTGGTTCTTTTCCATCAAAGTTAAACAACGTCCCATTCGTTTGGCCTGGAATAGTTTGTTAGTGGTGGGAGGATCGCTGATCGCTTTTAGTGTGATGACGTGGGCCGGATTGGTGCTGATAGGTTTTGGGGTGATTAATGGTACTGCCCTGTTCCTCAACGATGATCGGTATCAGCGATGGTTGCCCAGGTTAAATATGGGACTAATCGTGCTGGCTGTAGCATGGTTGCTTACGCGCGAATGGCTACCAATGGGGCCCGGCGTGACCTTTGCCGGTAACTTTATAACTGTGGCCCTGTTACTTACTGTTATTATGGGTAGTTTCTGGCTGGTAATCTACTACTATCGTCCCATTTTGGATTGGTGTCTGACACACAAAAAGCTATTTCTGTCGATACCTACATCGTTGATTGTGCTCTCCATGATGATCTGGTTCGGCTTTTCGGGGATTTTTGGGTTTGTAGCTACCGGATTTGATTCTGTGGGAGTTGATATAAAAAGAAGTGCTCCCTGGCAGACAGCCGAAGCGGCTTTCCCCGGACTGGGTGAAGAATTTATGCCGCCGTTGGATGAGGGCTCTTTTTTGCTGATGCCAACGACGATGCCCCATGCGGGTATTGAGGAGGCCAAGGATGTTATGCAGAAGCTGGATATGCGAGTGGCCTCTATTCCGGAAGTCGAAAACGTGGTTGGCAAAATGGGACGTACGGAATCAGCGCTGGACCCGGCCCCTATCTCGATGTATGAAAATATCATCACCTATAAAACAGAATATAAAACGGATGGGGATGGCCATCGAATCCGATTCCGCACAGATTCGGCAGGGGATTTTGTGCGCAATGATAATGGAGAGCTTATTCCTGATCCTAACGGACAGTATTACCGGCAGTGGCGGGACCATATTGAATCGCCGGATGATATTTGGGATGAGATCATAAAAGCAGCGGATATCCCGGGAACGACTTCTGCCCCGAAATTGCAGCCTATCCAGACAAGGCAGATTATGTTGCAGTCGGGGATGCGTGCACCGATGGGGATCAAGGTGAAGGGGCCGGATCTGCAAACCATCGAAGATTTTGGACTTCGCCTCGAAGAGGAGCTCAAGCAGGTGTCGGGTATTAAGCCGTCGTCTGTTTTTGCGGATCGCATAGTAGGTAAGCCGTACCTCGAGATCGATGTAAACAGAGAAAATATTGCGCGGTACGGAATTTCTATGCAACAGGTGCAGCACTATTTGGAGGTAGCACTGGGCGGAATTACGCTGACCAATACCGTAGAGGGACGTGAACGGTACCCGGTGCGGGTGCGCTATGCCCGGGAGCAGCGTGATGATCCCGAAAAGATTAGGAATATGCTGGTTCCGACCGGGACAGGAACGCAAGTGCCATTGGGACAACTTGCTGAAATTCGGTACCGGCAGGGACCGCAGGCCATCAAAAGTGAGGATACCTTTTTGGTTGGATACGTAATTTTTGACAGTCAGGATGATGTTGCCGAGGTGGATGCCGTTGAGAATGCCCAGAATTATCTTAATGAGCAGATCGGGGCGGGTGATTTGACGGTACCCCCGGGTGTCAGCTATGCCTTTGCCGGTAATTACGAAAACCAAGTGCGTGCCTCAAAACGACTTTCTGTTATTTTGCCCATTGCTCTGCTGTTGATTTTCCTCATCATCTACCTCCAGTTCAGGTCGGTTGCCACATCCATGATGATTTTCAGCAGTATTTTTGTGGCCTGGGCCGGTGGATTTATCCTCGTATGGCTTTACGGTCAGCCGTGGTTTATGGATTTCAGCATGTTTGGCACCAACATGCGAGAGCTCTTCCAGATGGGGACGGTAAACCTGAGTATTGCAGTGTGGGTTGGTTTTATTGCCCTATTTGGAATTGCCGCTGAAGGTGGTGTGGTGATGGCTACATATCTCGATCAGATATTCGACCGTGACAAGCCCCAAACGCTGCAACAGATCAAATCGGCGGTAGAAGAGGCGGCTGGCCGACGTATTCGCCCCACAATGATGACGACAGCCACGACGATTCTGGCACTGGTCCCGGTACTAACCTCCACCGGGCGCGGTGCGGATATTATGGTGCCGATGGCTATTCCCAGCGTCGGCGGGATGTTCTTACAGATTATTACGCTGTTTGTGGTGCCGGTGCTTTACGGCATGTGGAAAGAGTGGAAGCTTGAACGCCTTAGCAGTGATACGCAGATCCAGAATGTTAATTGA